A genome region from Cucurbita pepo subsp. pepo cultivar mu-cu-16 chromosome LG02, ASM280686v2, whole genome shotgun sequence includes the following:
- the LOC111788694 gene encoding auxin-responsive protein IAA26-like, translated as MEMNGCSEKDEDCPQLLDLIPKHRQWLSAVDVTGKTQTSDDKKLELTLGLPGDADWSRKERNDSLLSFGHFPTSSKFSPSENPWPSSANFLGKLQPNKFSGFCSKMGDLQNAEAKSFPSSANTPVSNTSQKRTAPAPVVGWPPIRSSRRNLRSSSFEKPAVESSDAAPSKLPAPREKRVEAGGKGLFVKINMDGVPIGRKIDLNAYDNYQRLSSAVDELFRALLAAQRDSSGSGVLKKQEEEKPITGLLDGSGEYTLVYEDNEGDRVLVGDVPWQMFISTVKRLRVLKSSELPALSVVGSRPQKRS; from the exons ATGGAGATGAATGGGTGTTCTGAGAAAGACGAGGATTGTCCTCAGCTGTTGGATTTGATCCCCAAACACCGCCAATGGCTTTCCGCCGTAGATGTCACCGGAAAAACGCAAACCTCCGACGACAAGAAGCTTGAGCTGACGCTTGGCCTGCCTGGAGATGCCGACTGGTCCcgcaaagaaagaaatgactctcttctctcttttggCCATTTTCCCActtcttctaaattttctcCCTCCGAGAATCCGTGGCCGTCGTCTGCAAATTTCCTTGGAAAGCTTCAACCCAACAAATTTTCAGGGTTCTGTTCTAAAATGGGAGATTTACAAAATGCTGAAGCTAAATCGTTTCCTTCCTCTGCTAACACACCTGTTTCTAACACTTCTCAGAAAAG GACTGCGCCTGCTCCAGTTGTGGGATGGCCACCAATTCGATCCTCGAGAAGAAACCTCAGAAGCAGCAGCTTTGAGAAGCCTGCAGTGGAGTCCTCGGATGCCGCCCCGAGCAAGCTCCCGGCTCCCCGGGAGAAACGGGTCGAAGCTGGTGGGAAGGGACTGTTTGTGAAGATCAATATGGATGGAGTTCCCATTGGTAGGAAGATAGATCTCAATGCCTATGACAACTATCAAAGACTTTCGTCTGCTGTTGATGAACTGTTCCGAGCCTTACTTGCTG CTCAAAGAGATTCGTCAGGCAGTGGCGTGTTGAAGAagcaagaagaagagaaaccaATCACGGGTTTGCTGGATGGAAGTGGAGAATATACGCTTGTTTATGAGGACAACGAAGGCGACAGAGTTCTTGTTGGCGATGTGCCGTGGCA AATGTTCATTTCCACGGTGAAGAGGCTGCGCGTGCTGAAGAGCTCTGAATTGCCAGCGTTGAGTG TGGTTGGTTCGAGGCCGCAGAAGAGAAGTTAA